The Sinomicrobium kalidii genome contains a region encoding:
- a CDS encoding IPT/TIG domain-containing protein has translation MMDKSTNLLKGTKAGLRPTLIWIVFVFLALSCNDDDIDLSPLPDLTITEIEPLTARVGEEIVITGTGFDTEYISRNDVEFTNEDGSPVDNDVVVKKATTTQLIVIVPPDWPTINGPVKVTVRDQEAVSSQDFVVDNSMPAPVISEVIPNSGIANDEIVITGENFVDGEDQPTVFFGTEEIELVNFSTNEIVVIVPEDIEPGEVMITVQRSGLTSNEVPFTVNAIPVEVRETYWTDNDGNIKRGIIQEDGVQIETLYEGNNVATNGLVIDAQHELIYWADNSRGDGADIYSASIDGSGTPQIVLSLNDDPSNFISYTIYDMALDMQTNVLYFEAVEQGLDFTIGLPFVNTMVYRGNLGNSSINPIGTIENTISEGLKIDPASGKFYVASAIPDFTTGENTGAVYRGNLDGSGTPEVLFDASDGLVYARNLALHPDSGKLYCIDNKASGSTIYSGNMDGSGSLTVFIEGTDLQNPRDLEMDVENGFIFWLNQAQNNNGAIKRAAIDGSVVEDLFTGIDNGDYFDLKIE, from the coding sequence ATGATGGATAAATCAACTAACCTTCTCAAAGGTACTAAAGCGGGACTTAGACCAACCTTGATTTGGATCGTATTCGTGTTTCTGGCACTCTCCTGTAATGATGATGATATTGACCTTTCTCCTTTGCCCGACTTAACAATTACGGAAATTGAACCGCTGACGGCCCGTGTAGGAGAAGAAATCGTGATCACCGGTACCGGTTTTGATACGGAATATATATCCAGGAACGATGTGGAATTCACAAATGAAGATGGGTCTCCTGTAGATAATGATGTCGTCGTAAAGAAAGCAACAACTACCCAATTGATCGTAATCGTACCACCGGATTGGCCAACTATCAATGGCCCGGTAAAAGTAACTGTAAGAGATCAAGAAGCTGTTTCGTCCCAGGATTTTGTGGTAGACAATTCCATGCCGGCACCAGTTATATCAGAAGTGATTCCAAATTCTGGAATCGCAAATGATGAAATTGTCATTACCGGGGAAAATTTTGTTGATGGTGAAGACCAGCCAACAGTATTTTTCGGTACAGAAGAAATCGAATTAGTTAATTTTTCAACTAATGAAATTGTTGTCATAGTTCCGGAAGATATAGAACCCGGAGAGGTAATGATTACCGTGCAACGTTCCGGACTTACCTCGAATGAAGTTCCTTTTACCGTAAATGCAATACCGGTAGAAGTAAGGGAGACCTACTGGACGGATAATGATGGAAATATCAAAAGGGGGATCATACAGGAAGATGGAGTACAGATAGAAACGCTTTATGAAGGGAATAATGTGGCTACAAATGGTTTGGTCATAGATGCACAACACGAGCTGATATATTGGGCTGATAACAGCAGGGGTGATGGCGCTGATATATATAGTGCATCTATAGATGGTAGCGGTACTCCGCAAATCGTTTTAAGCCTTAACGATGACCCGTCCAATTTTATAAGCTATACAATATACGACATGGCATTGGATATGCAGACAAATGTTTTATATTTTGAAGCGGTAGAACAAGGCCTTGATTTTACTATAGGATTACCTTTTGTCAATACCATGGTTTATAGGGGGAATCTTGGAAACAGCTCAATAAATCCCATAGGTACTATAGAAAATACGATTTCGGAAGGGTTAAAAATTGATCCTGCTTCCGGAAAATTTTATGTAGCTTCTGCAATACCGGACTTTACCACCGGGGAGAACACAGGGGCTGTGTATAGGGGCAATCTGGATGGCAGCGGAACTCCGGAGGTCTTATTTGATGCCTCAGACGGATTGGTATATGCCCGTAATCTTGCCCTTCACCCGGATTCCGGAAAGTTGTATTGTATAGATAACAAAGCATCCGGTTCCACTATTTATTCCGGGAATATGGATGGTAGCGGAAGCCTGACCGTCTTTATAGAAGGTACGGATCTTCAAAATCCCAGGGATTTGGAAATGGATGTGGAGAATGGTTTTATATTCTGGCTCAATCAAGCTCAAAATAACAATGGAGCTATAAAACGGGCAGCAATAGACGGTTCCGTGGTAGAAGACCTTTTTACAGGAATTGACAATGGAGATTATTTTGATCTTAAAATTGAGTAA
- a CDS encoding TonB-dependent receptor, which translates to MKIYDLILMVTCCICFAQANPASTTTNNINLNFERVSLGQLFASIEAQTNYQFAYGTTIKNKAIRNVHVSDEDIETVLRIIERKTSLAFNIIDYTIAVYEADVSQNQKAPAGSVRGRVYDAGDVGEPLAGASIIIRELNHGVAADSEGFFRIDKIPEGKHILEVSFLGYTPRRIAIEVIADNITELNIGLKESTSELEEVVITAPVDVRYAPVGNSTEESLVSTIRSSPVVVTGISNEQISRSFDLDAGEVVRRVPGVSLLDNFVVLRGMSPRYNLTMLNGMVTPSTEMDTRAFSYNLLPSSVIDQMMVHKSPSPELPGNFGGGVVKIQTKNTAVARRLEVNYLQQYRTMGSSLSHYYTYEGSDKDWYGGGVEDRELPDILRDPTYTIPDIDKYPDEIARVGAQMPDVRTPQRKYYGMDMRAYLNYNDSWKIGSVRLNNLTYINYETQRQFVKTDLAFGAGSFSVQEDGDIIDFNNGIYTDSLYTERIRLSAMQNLSLLINDDHKIDLTSFATRRATDDLYNREGTDEADFRSKIFSYRYNVRDLFQAQLSGDHQIGKHHIHWAAGYNKAYDNMPDLQRYKFIGASVDSLWTPEFNTQGDNYNTRISFDTDEEAKIYQLDYTKDFTKDIKLKVGGYLEQRDRSFNSYVAVIEAAAGESDPDLVDISNPAPWSNVIDTLYTQFQPGRMSLKSPIESAYPGRYSFDDEIRAGYAAVTIPLFNEKLKIHAGARFEWNKRLLYDENGQTIDSVVVDRIDNVNVYEETPNKIQDFILPSINITYNISDRTAIRAAYGRTIDRPQYREQSNFKFHDFEAGFNVASNPLLLNAEIDNYDIRVEHYPSPSEFLAVGAFYKRLKNAIEMYDRSTAGWSLPLMYPFNTELAEVYGVELEIRKNLGFIAPFFKDISTIINGTLVESRIDFNGRNRPLQGTSPYLLNAGLYYGQQDSPTKVSVMYNVIGRRLRIAEGANNSDVGALYERRRHLVDVTFSRQLTKNLLLKAGVQNLLNAPFRFYRDGNQNEKYDPGYENAKLGGDGGNTYRGDYMEREFKEGSYITFGLSLTL; encoded by the coding sequence ATGAAAATATACGACCTTATTTTGATGGTTACGTGCTGCATTTGTTTTGCACAGGCCAATCCGGCTTCCACTACTACTAATAATATCAATTTAAATTTCGAAAGAGTATCACTTGGACAATTATTTGCCTCGATAGAGGCTCAAACGAACTACCAATTTGCTTACGGGACAACCATAAAAAACAAGGCGATCCGGAACGTGCATGTTTCCGATGAAGACATTGAAACCGTTTTACGTATAATAGAACGTAAAACCTCATTGGCCTTTAATATTATTGATTATACGATTGCCGTTTATGAGGCTGATGTCTCCCAAAACCAAAAGGCCCCTGCCGGAAGTGTACGCGGCAGAGTGTATGATGCCGGTGATGTCGGTGAGCCTTTGGCAGGGGCCTCGATAATCATCAGGGAACTCAACCATGGAGTGGCGGCAGATAGCGAAGGCTTTTTCCGGATAGATAAGATCCCGGAAGGTAAACATATACTGGAGGTATCCTTCCTGGGATATACACCACGCAGGATTGCCATTGAAGTGATCGCAGACAATATTACCGAACTCAACATCGGGTTAAAGGAAAGTACTTCCGAACTGGAGGAGGTGGTTATCACTGCCCCGGTGGATGTGAGATACGCTCCTGTCGGAAACTCCACCGAAGAAAGCCTGGTAAGCACTATCAGGTCCAGTCCGGTTGTAGTTACGGGAATATCAAACGAACAGATCTCCCGTTCCTTTGATCTCGATGCCGGTGAAGTGGTGCGCAGGGTACCTGGGGTAAGCTTACTTGACAACTTTGTGGTGCTGCGGGGCATGAGTCCGCGTTATAACTTAACCATGCTGAATGGTATGGTTACACCCAGTACCGAAATGGATACCCGGGCTTTTAGCTACAACCTGCTGCCTTCTTCGGTCATCGATCAAATGATGGTACATAAATCTCCCTCACCGGAACTTCCCGGAAACTTCGGGGGAGGGGTGGTAAAAATACAGACCAAAAATACCGCGGTGGCCCGGCGCCTGGAAGTAAACTACCTTCAGCAGTATAGGACCATGGGATCCAGCCTTTCTCATTATTACACCTATGAAGGCAGTGACAAGGACTGGTATGGTGGCGGAGTGGAGGACCGGGAGTTGCCGGATATTCTCAGGGACCCCACCTATACCATACCGGATATTGATAAGTACCCGGATGAAATAGCCCGTGTAGGTGCCCAGATGCCTGATGTACGAACGCCACAACGCAAATACTACGGGATGGACATGAGGGCGTATCTCAATTATAATGACTCCTGGAAGATAGGCTCTGTACGCCTTAATAACCTTACTTATATCAATTACGAAACGCAGCGGCAGTTTGTAAAGACCGATCTTGCGTTTGGTGCAGGGAGTTTCTCCGTTCAGGAAGACGGTGATATTATTGACTTTAATAATGGAATCTATACCGATTCCCTTTATACCGAACGGATCAGGCTTAGCGCTATGCAAAACCTCAGCCTGCTGATCAACGATGATCATAAAATAGACCTGACCTCTTTTGCGACCCGCAGGGCTACCGATGACCTCTATAACAGGGAAGGTACGGATGAGGCTGATTTCAGATCAAAGATATTTTCTTACCGGTATAATGTACGCGACCTGTTCCAGGCACAACTCAGCGGGGACCATCAGATAGGAAAGCACCATATCCATTGGGCGGCCGGGTATAATAAAGCCTACGACAATATGCCGGATTTGCAAAGGTATAAATTTATAGGGGCATCGGTAGATTCTCTTTGGACACCGGAATTCAACACGCAGGGCGATAATTATAACACACGTATTTCTTTTGATACCGATGAAGAAGCCAAAATCTATCAGCTTGATTATACTAAAGATTTTACAAAGGATATTAAACTGAAAGTCGGAGGGTATCTGGAGCAACGCGACAGAAGTTTTAATTCGTATGTTGCGGTCATTGAGGCAGCAGCAGGAGAATCAGATCCGGATTTAGTTGATATAAGTAACCCGGCACCCTGGAGCAATGTTATCGATACCCTCTATACCCAATTCCAACCGGGACGTATGAGTTTAAAAAGCCCTATCGAAAGTGCCTACCCGGGGAGGTATAGTTTTGACGATGAGATCCGGGCAGGATATGCGGCAGTGACCATCCCCTTGTTTAATGAAAAACTAAAAATACATGCCGGGGCCCGGTTTGAATGGAACAAACGCCTGCTTTATGACGAAAACGGTCAAACCATAGATTCTGTAGTTGTGGATCGTATTGATAATGTAAATGTTTATGAAGAGACGCCCAACAAAATACAGGACTTTATATTGCCATCGATAAACATTACTTATAACATTTCCGATAGAACCGCCATCCGGGCTGCATATGGGCGTACCATAGACCGCCCGCAATACCGGGAACAATCCAATTTTAAATTCCATGATTTTGAAGCGGGATTTAATGTGGCCAGTAATCCCTTATTGCTGAACGCGGAAATTGACAATTACGATATCCGGGTGGAGCATTATCCTTCCCCTTCCGAATTCCTGGCCGTAGGGGCTTTTTATAAACGCCTTAAAAATGCCATTGAAATGTATGACAGATCCACTGCCGGTTGGTCATTACCATTGATGTATCCGTTTAATACAGAACTGGCAGAGGTATATGGGGTGGAACTGGAAATCCGGAAGAACCTCGGGTTTATAGCGCCTTTTTTTAAGGATATATCCACCATTATTAACGGAACACTGGTGGAAAGCAGGATAGATTTTAACGGAAGGAACAGGCCGTTACAGGGTACCTCCCCTTACCTGTTAAATGCCGGGCTTTATTACGGGCAGCAGGACAGCCCTACAAAAGTTTCGGTAATGTACAATGTCATCGGCCGCCGGCTGCGTATCGCGGAAGGTGCCAACAATTCCGATGTCGGGGCGCTCTACGAACGCAGGCGGCACCTGGTCGATGTTACCTTTTCACGGCAGCTGACCAAAAACCTGCTGCTTAAGGCAGGCGTACAGAACCTGTTAAATGCCCCTTTCCGGTTTTACCGCGACGGCAATCAAAACGAGAAGTACGATCCCGGGTATGAAAACGCCAAATTAGGAGGTGACGGCGGTAACACCTATAGAGGAGACTATATGGAACGGGAATTTAAAGAAGGTAGTTATATAACATTCGGTTTATCCCTGACATTATGA
- a CDS encoding FecR family protein, giving the protein MEQKDKDLENYFEKSWEDVDEDVDTELINASWDNFSNKLFNEKKKSKVFPLYLKVASVAVILIVLAFSVNLLIDNSSQTVLLTNTTNRPMQIVLEDSTSVVIGLGSTLEYPEHFGDSDRKVVLKGEAFFKVTEDKSRPFHVIAGKTTTTVLGTSFNISADSLGHARISLFTGAVNVTLENKPDSWAIRPGEEFQLYDEGKSKIAKFDEFMVAAWRMPSLHFNDTPLEKVFRILEKRYQTHIISRDSSVLDKKITLNINKNDSLEKILEIISLTHKLKIMKDKKSGIITLYK; this is encoded by the coding sequence ATGGAACAAAAAGATAAGGACCTGGAAAACTACTTTGAAAAATCCTGGGAAGATGTGGATGAAGATGTAGATACCGAATTAATTAATGCCTCCTGGGACAATTTCTCAAACAAACTTTTTAATGAAAAGAAAAAGTCAAAGGTATTTCCTTTATATCTAAAGGTTGCATCTGTTGCAGTGATATTAATAGTACTGGCCTTTAGCGTTAATCTTTTAATTGATAATAGTTCTCAAACAGTTTTATTGACCAATACTACCAATCGGCCGATGCAGATAGTTTTGGAAGATAGTACTTCGGTAGTCATAGGCCTCGGAAGTACCCTGGAGTATCCTGAACATTTTGGTGATTCTGATCGAAAGGTTGTTTTAAAGGGAGAGGCCTTTTTTAAAGTTACGGAAGATAAAAGCAGGCCGTTTCATGTTATAGCCGGAAAAACGACCACTACCGTACTGGGGACTTCATTTAATATATCCGCCGATTCTCTCGGTCATGCCCGGATCTCGCTTTTTACCGGGGCGGTAAATGTGACCCTGGAAAATAAGCCCGATTCCTGGGCCATCCGCCCGGGAGAAGAGTTTCAACTTTATGACGAAGGAAAATCTAAAATTGCAAAGTTTGATGAATTTATGGTCGCTGCATGGCGTATGCCCTCATTACATTTTAACGATACTCCACTGGAAAAAGTCTTCAGGATACTGGAAAAGCGATATCAGACTCACATCATATCCCGAGACAGTAGCGTATTAGATAAAAAGATCACTTTAAATATCAATAAAAATGATTCACTGGAGAAAATACTTGAAATTATTTCGTTAACGCATAAATTAAAAATCATGAAAGACAAAAAGAGTGGTATAATAACATTATATAAATAA
- a CDS encoding RNA polymerase sigma factor, producing the protein MDIIKNLKKGNKATLECLYKMHYSKLYGFAGKFRLSHVSPDDIVQQTFLKIWEQRFLLKEDVPFEKQLYTISKNTILNHLKKENKIIRFDDMLIVDGPVINDEDNSDDKNSERLKIVYKKLNEMPKRRREIFEMHKLHGLSYHEISEILKISKNTIANHLRLATLDLKKECREPSS; encoded by the coding sequence GTGGACATAATTAAAAATCTCAAAAAGGGTAATAAAGCTACATTAGAGTGCCTGTACAAAATGCACTATTCCAAGCTTTATGGTTTTGCCGGAAAATTCAGGTTGAGTCATGTTTCACCGGATGATATCGTGCAGCAGACATTTTTAAAAATATGGGAGCAAAGATTTTTGCTGAAGGAGGATGTTCCATTTGAAAAGCAATTGTATACCATAAGTAAAAATACCATTCTGAATCATTTAAAAAAAGAAAATAAGATTATAAGATTTGATGATATGCTGATCGTCGATGGACCAGTAATTAATGATGAGGATAATTCTGATGACAAAAACAGTGAACGGCTGAAAATTGTGTACAAAAAACTCAACGAGATGCCTAAACGCAGAAGGGAAATATTTGAGATGCATAAATTACATGGACTTTCTTATCATGAAATATCTGAAATATTGAAAATCTCGAAAAATACAATTGCTAACCACTTAAGACTTGCAACACTTGATCTTAAAAAAGAATGCAGGGAACCATCCTCTTAA
- a CDS encoding two-component regulator propeller domain-containing protein, which translates to MKFNTFTTQDGLSNNSVNDIISDRNGMLWIGTWDGLNSFDGQTFTVYKHDLSDDSSIAGNVVSTFVKDEHQNIWMLTDNKAVSRYMGDGKFKNHYFDNTVHELFTDSNNVIWARSDSSYFRLQNGKFAEASYSAPDEDYQTENLKNILWSQFPDLTIKDILKDDKGNIWYATREEGLFILPNTNKNIYNEQFVHYTYDLYSEYSFKSNDIEKLYEDSFNNIWLAHKDGGISMVYKGSENINTILPHPHRFPHLPNETIRAITKDHHSKIWLGYYTKGLYYYSEDSGCYLHYPVAETQKNPDWGRIRSLHTAKDGSVWVGTYAGLIHITGNTYQLIRAEEHQNFPDNRNYAFFEEEDSLWIACWGGLALYNKNKSAFEYFPGQEKLDKYHFRQLVKNGAVIALASENHGMVLLNTLSGNTEEIDLSSGLTGNSVYYIYKDPETGYYWIATLGGITIYDLNNRELIRQITEEDGLPSHMVYSLLPNRDALWISTTKGIASVDKRDFSVTTFPPEEGWQGAEFSEGSYYQDNKGILYFGGIHGLNYFQPEAIVPQLPTPKLKIKIDNKENYTESYTKSYTDNSLQAELTPIYFSKRKSPVFYQLEGHDKTWIPLKNTTIHYDHLQPGSYRLLVRRGDDTNALISSVINLKIEPPFYKASWFFTMIIVIGLSLILIYIYRKNRISIRNQKKLEEKIQRRTQTIEAQKNELVSINKDLNRKNKEISDQKNQLLRYYQQLKDKDFEIEKFKTFILSEFKPPIHSILNHIETVNFSPSVKNQLLDQVDTLLQVLEEWKYLDQVDELGNLHKVPVKFKDFAEGLTPQFSGSKTQLEIRFSEEEKEKMILLDSLRFKLLFRYITTDLLKYIEKEHRLFVEISLQNKQIRISLSTYSNMVKMNWESISLFSPYYRAFHSLVRDMDGKLNIDTQSSTLQITIQLPVVYAETEKLEDTRILWKHLNTKNHLPKGKKNILVYCAAYDITIAQQLLEGKNTSLIFENEAADLQTALKQLDIHALVIYDLPFSNDLIRSLQQKDKRLPGIYISESLNVSFKEHLIELGIDSVINLPTRKHFIVKTLHSLLQKGEDYQREKSTHPLVIDREDEEMMTPHEKLAQKGIDIIQQQLGNPSFNVEQLIADLEISRAKCYRIFKEVFRQAPSGVIHELRLQKSSYLLQKKGLNISEISFECGFNDPKYFSKAFKKRYGRNPRQYRNQKEIQEN; encoded by the coding sequence TTGAAATTTAATACTTTCACCACCCAGGACGGGCTCTCTAATAATTCTGTCAATGATATTATCAGCGATAGAAACGGTATGCTGTGGATTGGCACCTGGGACGGGCTAAACAGCTTTGACGGACAGACATTTACTGTTTACAAACACGATCTTTCGGACGATTCCTCTATCGCGGGGAATGTCGTTTCCACATTTGTCAAGGATGAGCACCAGAATATCTGGATGCTCACAGACAACAAGGCCGTAAGCCGATATATGGGGGATGGCAAATTTAAAAACCACTATTTCGACAATACTGTACACGAGCTCTTCACAGACAGTAACAATGTTATCTGGGCCCGTTCCGACAGTTCATATTTCAGACTACAAAACGGAAAATTTGCAGAAGCTTCATATTCCGCTCCCGATGAAGACTACCAGACCGAGAATCTGAAAAATATTTTGTGGTCACAATTCCCCGATCTGACTATCAAGGATATCCTGAAAGACGACAAAGGAAATATTTGGTATGCTACACGGGAAGAAGGACTTTTTATTCTTCCCAACACCAATAAGAATATTTACAATGAACAATTTGTGCACTACACTTACGACTTGTATTCGGAATACAGTTTTAAGAGTAATGATATAGAAAAACTATACGAGGATAGTTTTAACAACATCTGGCTTGCCCATAAAGACGGGGGCATCAGTATGGTATACAAAGGGTCGGAAAACATCAATACCATACTCCCGCATCCGCACCGGTTTCCACATTTGCCCAATGAAACTATCCGTGCCATTACCAAAGACCATCATAGCAAAATATGGCTAGGGTACTACACCAAAGGGCTGTACTATTACAGCGAAGACTCCGGATGTTACCTCCATTATCCTGTTGCCGAAACCCAAAAAAATCCGGATTGGGGACGTATCCGAAGCCTGCATACCGCAAAAGACGGTTCCGTATGGGTAGGCACCTATGCAGGTCTGATCCACATAACAGGAAATACGTATCAGCTGATACGTGCCGAAGAGCATCAAAATTTCCCCGACAACCGCAACTACGCCTTCTTTGAGGAAGAAGATTCACTCTGGATAGCCTGTTGGGGCGGGCTTGCCCTCTACAACAAGAACAAAAGCGCCTTCGAATATTTTCCGGGACAGGAAAAATTAGACAAATATCATTTTCGTCAACTTGTGAAAAACGGGGCTGTTATCGCCCTTGCTTCCGAAAACCACGGCATGGTGCTATTGAATACCCTTAGCGGAAATACAGAAGAAATAGATCTTAGCTCCGGGCTCACGGGCAATAGTGTATACTACATTTACAAAGACCCCGAAACCGGTTATTACTGGATTGCTACCCTGGGCGGCATTACCATTTACGACCTCAACAATCGTGAGCTGATCCGGCAGATCACCGAAGAAGACGGTTTGCCCAGCCACATGGTGTACAGTCTTTTACCCAATAGGGACGCCCTGTGGATAAGCACTACCAAGGGCATTGCCTCTGTAGACAAAAGAGATTTTAGTGTAACCACCTTTCCTCCCGAAGAAGGGTGGCAAGGTGCCGAGTTCTCCGAAGGTTCCTATTATCAGGACAACAAGGGGATACTGTATTTCGGGGGTATTCACGGACTTAATTACTTTCAACCGGAAGCTATTGTCCCGCAGCTTCCCACGCCTAAATTAAAGATAAAAATCGACAACAAAGAGAATTACACCGAATCGTATACCAAATCTTACACCGACAACAGTTTACAGGCAGAACTAACCCCTATTTACTTTTCCAAAAGAAAATCCCCTGTATTTTATCAGTTGGAAGGACATGATAAAACCTGGATTCCTCTTAAAAACACCACAATCCACTACGATCACCTTCAACCCGGATCATATCGATTACTCGTCAGGAGAGGAGACGACACCAATGCTTTGATCTCTTCGGTAATCAACTTAAAAATAGAACCTCCTTTCTATAAAGCTTCCTGGTTTTTCACAATGATAATAGTCATTGGCCTCAGCCTGATCCTCATATACATATACCGCAAAAACCGAATTTCCATCAGAAATCAGAAAAAACTCGAAGAAAAAATACAGAGACGAACCCAGACCATAGAAGCTCAGAAAAATGAACTTGTCAGTATCAACAAGGATTTAAACCGGAAAAATAAAGAAATATCAGATCAAAAAAATCAATTACTCCGCTATTATCAACAATTAAAGGATAAGGATTTTGAGATTGAAAAATTCAAAACTTTTATACTGTCCGAATTTAAACCTCCCATACACAGTATTCTAAACCATATTGAAACCGTAAACTTCTCGCCATCGGTCAAAAATCAGCTTTTGGATCAGGTGGATACCTTACTACAGGTCCTGGAAGAATGGAAATATCTGGACCAGGTAGATGAACTGGGTAATCTCCATAAAGTTCCGGTGAAGTTCAAGGACTTTGCCGAAGGTCTGACTCCACAGTTTTCCGGTTCGAAAACCCAACTGGAAATCAGGTTTTCCGAGGAAGAAAAAGAGAAGATGATATTGCTGGACAGTCTCCGGTTTAAACTCTTATTTCGGTATATCACCACGGACCTTTTAAAATACATCGAAAAAGAGCACCGTCTTTTTGTGGAGATCTCCCTTCAAAATAAGCAAATCCGGATTTCCCTGAGTACCTATAGCAACATGGTAAAAATGAATTGGGAGAGCATTTCGCTTTTTAGCCCGTATTACAGAGCATTCCATTCATTAGTCCGTGATATGGACGGAAAGCTCAATATAGACACCCAATCTTCCACACTGCAGATCACCATACAACTGCCTGTGGTATATGCAGAAACAGAAAAATTAGAAGACACGCGCATTTTATGGAAGCACTTAAACACTAAAAATCATCTTCCAAAGGGAAAGAAAAACATCCTGGTGTACTGCGCGGCTTATGACATAACCATCGCACAGCAACTGTTGGAAGGCAAAAACACCAGTCTTATTTTTGAAAACGAAGCTGCAGATCTGCAAACCGCTTTAAAGCAATTGGACATACATGCACTCGTCATCTACGATCTTCCTTTTTCCAATGATCTGATCCGGAGTTTACAGCAAAAAGACAAGCGTCTGCCCGGCATTTATATTTCGGAAAGCCTGAATGTGAGTTTTAAGGAACATCTCATCGAATTGGGTATTGACAGTGTCATCAACCTACCTACACGGAAACATTTTATTGTCAAAACCTTACATTCATTACTTCAAAAAGGCGAAGATTATCAACGCGAAAAGTCTACACATCCCCTGGTTATAGATCGCGAAGACGAGGAAATGATGACACCACATGAAAAACTTGCACAAAAAGGCATTGACATTATTCAGCAACAACTGGGCAATCCTTCTTTCAACGTGGAACAACTCATCGCCGACCTGGAAATATCGAGAGCCAAGTGTTATCGCATTTTCAAAGAAGTCTTTCGTCAGGCTCCTTCTGGAGTAATACACGAACTGCGGTTACAAAAAAGCAGTTACCTCTTGCAGAAAAAAGGACTGAACATCTCCGAAATAAGTTTCGAATGCGGTTTTAACGACCCGAAGTACTTCAGTAAAGCATTTAAGAAAAGATATGGTCGCAATCCGAGGCAATACAGAAACCAGAAAGAGATACAGGAAAATTAA